The following are encoded in a window of Bradyrhizobium sp. WBOS07 genomic DNA:
- a CDS encoding glycosyltransferase family 2 protein, producing the protein MTLIPTDLSATHISDAVRDPNREIAASSRVIDLSVGIVVCIPCFRRPQHLRLTLESLANQRTPRSFAVVMVENDAARRESAPVAAEFLAAGRLQGVCLVEKRQGNCQAINAAFETAQALFPAATRFLMIDDDEIASPDWLELMVRTAEATGADVVGGPVLPVFEDDSKPWLSRHPAFRPAYDYSGAVPLIYGCGNCLITRAVFERFGRPAFDLRFNFLGGGDCDFFVRCRDAGMTFHWTAEAVITETVPHSRTSLGWVAKRGLRIGAINYRVQYKAARSAGARAWVFARMLGRLPLSLVRSVRLLATSKAVVAMHPALVALGSMLAAFGFAPKPYEASKIVS; encoded by the coding sequence ATGACATTGATCCCGACAGACCTGTCCGCCACGCACATCTCCGATGCCGTGCGCGATCCCAACCGGGAGATCGCGGCGAGCTCCCGCGTCATCGACCTGTCGGTCGGCATTGTCGTCTGCATTCCCTGCTTCCGCCGGCCGCAGCACCTGAGGCTGACGCTGGAATCGCTGGCGAACCAGCGTACCCCGCGTTCCTTTGCCGTCGTCATGGTCGAGAACGACGCCGCGCGGCGCGAAAGCGCGCCGGTCGCCGCCGAGTTTCTCGCCGCCGGCAGGCTCCAGGGCGTGTGCCTTGTCGAGAAGCGGCAGGGCAATTGCCAGGCGATCAACGCTGCGTTCGAGACCGCGCAGGCGCTGTTTCCCGCCGCGACCCGCTTCCTGATGATCGACGACGACGAGATCGCATCGCCCGACTGGCTCGAGCTGATGGTCCGCACCGCGGAGGCGACCGGCGCCGACGTGGTCGGCGGGCCGGTGCTGCCGGTGTTCGAGGATGACAGCAAGCCCTGGCTGTCGCGTCATCCCGCCTTCCGTCCCGCCTACGATTATTCCGGCGCGGTGCCGCTGATCTACGGCTGCGGCAATTGCCTGATCACGCGGGCGGTCTTCGAGCGGTTCGGGCGTCCCGCGTTCGATCTGCGGTTCAATTTCCTCGGCGGCGGCGATTGTGATTTCTTCGTGCGGTGCCGTGATGCCGGGATGACATTCCACTGGACGGCGGAGGCCGTCATCACCGAGACCGTGCCGCACAGCCGCACCAGCCTCGGCTGGGTCGCAAAGCGTGGGCTTCGCATCGGCGCGATCAATTATCGCGTGCAGTATAAGGCTGCTCGCAGCGCAGGGGCGCGCGCATGGGTATTTGCGCGGATGCTCGGACGGCTGCCGTTGTCGTTGGTCCGGTCCGTTCGCCTGCTGGCGACGTCGAAGGCGGTCGTGGCCATGCATCCGGCGCTGGTGGCGCTCGGCTCCATGCTCGCGGCGTTCGGCTTCGCGCCGAAGCCCTACGAGGCCTCCAAGATCGTGTCGTGA
- a CDS encoding glycosyltransferase produces MVQITAEQVLDLPASTRIVPASRQPLPSSPTTSVSVVIPAKNAAAYIAETLASALAQREVGEVIVVDDGSTDDTVAIVRAIHDPRLRLATNESAGVSAARNLGARYAAGEWLLFLDADDRLRPGAVAALLAAARGAPRAVLVYGDYNTIDSDGRQIGRRGLLKGRRKPSGDVLTRLAAGNFIVNGGIALARAEAFRAVGGFDTSLRYCEDWHCWCRLAAIGEFEFAPKLLLDYRLHTANTMNAAVRTPKDFFPAIARVFDDGLILARLPAGTAPALRLAAELHLITYAAMQAVRFGRYRQAFGYLGMIGRRSFKALPRAAARTALARFGI; encoded by the coding sequence GTGGTTCAGATCACCGCCGAACAGGTTCTCGATTTGCCGGCCTCCACCCGCATCGTGCCGGCTTCGCGCCAGCCGCTGCCGTCGAGCCCGACCACATCGGTATCCGTCGTCATTCCCGCCAAGAACGCTGCCGCCTATATCGCCGAAACCCTCGCCAGCGCACTGGCGCAGCGCGAGGTGGGCGAGGTGATCGTCGTCGACGACGGTTCCACCGACGACACGGTCGCAATCGTCCGCGCCATTCACGACCCGCGACTGCGCCTGGCGACGAATGAATCCGCCGGCGTATCGGCGGCGCGCAATCTCGGTGCACGATATGCCGCCGGCGAATGGCTGCTCTTCCTCGATGCCGACGACCGCCTCCGCCCCGGCGCCGTGGCCGCGCTCCTGGCGGCGGCGCGCGGCGCGCCGCGGGCGGTTCTGGTCTATGGCGACTACAACACGATCGACAGCGACGGACGCCAGATCGGTCGGCGCGGCCTCCTGAAGGGACGCCGCAAGCCGTCCGGCGACGTGCTGACGCGGCTCGCGGCCGGCAATTTCATCGTCAACGGCGGCATCGCGCTCGCGCGTGCGGAGGCGTTCCGCGCCGTCGGTGGCTTCGACACCTCGCTGCGATATTGCGAGGACTGGCATTGCTGGTGCCGCCTTGCCGCGATCGGCGAGTTCGAGTTCGCGCCGAAGCTGCTGCTCGATTATCGTCTGCACACCGCCAACACCATGAACGCCGCGGTCCGCACGCCGAAGGATTTCTTCCCGGCCATCGCGCGGGTGTTCGACGACGGACTGATCCTGGCGAGACTGCCCGCGGGAACCGCGCCTGCGCTGCGCCTTGCCGCCGAGCTGCACCTCATCACCTATGCGGCGATGCAGGCCGTTCGCTTCGGCAGATATCGCCAGGCCTTTGGCTATCTCGGAATGATCGGCCGGCGTTCGTTCAAGGCGCTGCCGCGCGCCGCGGCGAGGACCGCCCTCGCCCGCTTCGGCATCTAG
- a CDS encoding glycosyltransferase family 1 protein, with protein MPAKTFEHDPDAMILNLFYEDKDDRWFPGDRHLRRTARRLLLGEPRMSGQLRVFLNLCAGLDRLGIRYRVNDYRYIAQHPDELACIIGRTFLLDKFAWKNPILLGVAAHNHPLDDPDLFKRLPVKKVVVPGSWYVDMYRPYWPDTEAWPVGIDTDLWAPSQAAQKSVDVLIYDKVHWDRERYAPELIEPVRARLAREGRSFTELRYGSYKEEDYREALAASRAMIFLCQSESQGIAYQQALACGVPVFAWDPGGPWRDPDYYPHRVQFAPVSSVPYWDQRCGAKFADIAGFEAGWDEFWAGCAAAAFDPRGYILDNLTLEQRALQYYEIARSIVRPHAAQSSGTPVDGRSAAVSQDLELHRRHQMS; from the coding sequence GTGCCCGCCAAGACGTTCGAACACGACCCCGATGCGATGATCCTCAACCTCTTCTACGAGGACAAGGACGATCGCTGGTTTCCCGGCGACCGGCATCTGCGGCGCACGGCGCGCCGCTTGCTGCTCGGCGAGCCGCGCATGAGCGGACAGCTTCGCGTGTTCCTCAATCTCTGCGCGGGGCTCGACCGGCTCGGGATCCGCTACCGCGTCAACGATTACCGCTATATCGCGCAGCATCCCGACGAGCTCGCCTGCATCATCGGGCGGACCTTCCTGCTCGACAAGTTCGCGTGGAAGAATCCGATCCTGCTCGGCGTCGCCGCCCACAATCATCCGCTCGACGATCCTGATCTGTTCAAGCGTCTGCCGGTCAAGAAGGTTGTGGTGCCCGGTTCCTGGTACGTCGACATGTACCGGCCATACTGGCCCGACACCGAGGCCTGGCCGGTCGGCATCGACACCGATCTGTGGGCTCCGTCGCAGGCCGCGCAGAAATCCGTCGACGTGCTGATCTACGACAAGGTCCATTGGGATCGCGAGCGCTATGCGCCGGAATTGATCGAGCCGGTCCGTGCCCGGCTCGCCAGGGAGGGACGCTCGTTCACGGAGTTGCGCTACGGCAGCTACAAGGAGGAAGACTATCGGGAGGCGCTGGCGGCCTCGCGCGCGATGATCTTCCTCTGCCAGAGCGAAAGCCAGGGCATCGCCTATCAGCAGGCCTTGGCTTGCGGCGTGCCGGTGTTCGCCTGGGATCCGGGCGGGCCGTGGCGAGACCCCGATTATTATCCGCACCGCGTGCAGTTCGCGCCGGTGTCCTCGGTGCCGTACTGGGACCAGCGCTGCGGCGCCAAGTTCGCCGACATCGCGGGGTTCGAGGCGGGATGGGACGAGTTCTGGGCCGGCTGTGCCGCGGCCGCGTTCGACCCGCGCGGTTATATCCTGGACAACCTCACGCTCGAGCAGCGCGCGCTACAATATTACGAGATCGCCCGCAGCATCGTGCGGCCGCACGCCGCGCAGAGCTCCGGCACGCCTGTTGACGGACGCTCGGCGGCGGTGAGCCAGGACCTGGAGCTCCACCGGCGTCACCAGATGTCCTGA
- a CDS encoding O-antigen ligase, whose protein sequence is MDRSIADLTDHESRSLGGVLRDGLAKLNAAQAGRGLVAVASLLLVLVTLDPFPDLRNPDVTTVVGGRMALTYVSWGLLAAVAVLFAARTDAPALKTLLTPLHLCLVGWLLINIVLSESRGASMQRFVLLVSMTSLAVLLPLLPPTQRSFNLCLGAAALVLLALCYLGVLLAPQYSIHTALDVTEPQLAGDWRGSFGHKNVASPVMTILVYVGIYLSAVGSFVMGPAIAALAGLFLIFTGGKTSSVLCLAIYALASLVYVTPSLWLKRIICFVPLIAMNLLTVGSVLSPALGSMTRLLPLDPTFTGRSAIWEFALAAVAEKPITGHGYAAFWDDVTARQTAQGAEWATSAAHSHNAYLDLAVTIGLPGLLLVILVFVLAPLGNFQSAQAHSRSGALAKLFLTVWLFGLYYGTTETFLLERQNPIWFMFALAVAGLHFLARFQCVAQAEPKP, encoded by the coding sequence ATGGACCGTAGCATCGCCGATTTGACCGACCACGAGAGCCGATCGCTGGGCGGTGTCCTGCGCGACGGCCTGGCGAAGCTGAACGCGGCGCAGGCCGGGCGCGGCCTCGTCGCGGTCGCGTCGCTGCTGCTGGTGCTGGTGACGCTCGATCCGTTCCCGGACCTGCGCAATCCCGACGTCACCACGGTCGTCGGCGGGCGAATGGCGCTGACCTATGTCTCCTGGGGCCTCTTGGCCGCGGTCGCGGTGCTGTTCGCAGCCCGCACCGATGCGCCCGCGCTGAAGACTCTGTTGACGCCGCTTCATCTCTGTCTCGTGGGCTGGCTGCTGATCAACATCGTCCTGTCCGAGAGCCGCGGCGCGTCGATGCAGCGCTTCGTGCTCCTCGTCAGCATGACGTCGCTCGCCGTCCTGCTGCCATTGCTGCCGCCGACGCAGCGCAGCTTCAACTTGTGCCTGGGTGCCGCCGCGCTGGTGTTGCTCGCGCTCTGCTATCTCGGCGTCCTGCTCGCGCCGCAATATTCGATCCACACCGCGCTCGATGTCACCGAGCCGCAGCTCGCCGGCGACTGGCGCGGCAGTTTCGGCCACAAGAACGTCGCCTCGCCCGTGATGACGATCCTGGTCTATGTCGGCATCTATCTGTCCGCCGTCGGCTCGTTCGTGATGGGGCCCGCGATTGCGGCGCTGGCCGGCCTCTTCCTGATCTTCACCGGCGGCAAGACCTCGTCGGTGCTGTGTCTTGCGATCTACGCGCTTGCCTCGCTGGTCTATGTCACCCCCAGCCTGTGGCTGAAGCGGATCATCTGCTTCGTGCCGCTGATCGCGATGAACCTGCTGACGGTCGGCAGCGTCCTGAGCCCGGCGCTCGGGTCCATGACGCGGCTGCTTCCGCTCGATCCCACCTTCACCGGCCGTTCCGCGATCTGGGAGTTCGCGCTCGCGGCCGTCGCCGAGAAGCCGATCACCGGTCACGGCTATGCGGCGTTCTGGGACGACGTCACGGCGCGGCAGACCGCGCAGGGCGCCGAATGGGCGACGTCCGCGGCGCACAGCCACAACGCTTATCTCGACCTTGCGGTCACCATCGGTCTGCCGGGGCTGCTGCTGGTGATCCTGGTCTTCGTGCTCGCACCGCTCGGCAATTTCCAGTCGGCCCAGGCCCACAGCCGCAGTGGCGCCCTGGCAAAGCTGTTCCTGACCGTGTGGCTGTTCGGCCTGTATTACGGTACGACCGAGACCTTCCTGCTCGAACGGCAAAATCCGATCTGGTTCATGTTCGCGCTGGCCGTGGCCGGCCTGCACTTCCTGGCGCGGTTCCAATGCGTTGCGCAAGCGGAGCCGAAGCCATGA
- a CDS encoding GNAT family N-acetyltransferase, translating to MTCVGVEQLDGLVSTTSGFAIDFMRDWRQAASRLSAGHRTAFQHGYWLEAWYQAFDDVAPLIAVICDAATGKEIAIVPMISHVRRGIRIVEFADLGVSDNNAPILAPDAAWDAAGANAIGTALVEALRALPDRFDLLRLRKMPVQVGGKPNPLVALGRSGSCSLNGNLVLLGDDYGAYQASIKRMQMPRCWRVFDRQQGARFEIATDVARARELLDVMDVQQQARMQKLGSPFVLNDETHARFYRDVVRQGLDEGYAVVSALVCDEGVIGTSFGIRQGATYYLLRISHAGDSWSSCSPGLLIIERTMAALHAKGVRRFDLSIGNQDYKRRFGAERVPLTDVSVALSWRGLPFAWRDHAAQGLRRYPAAAALAARAMGKGIR from the coding sequence ATGACGTGTGTCGGCGTCGAGCAATTGGACGGTCTTGTCTCCACCACGTCGGGATTCGCGATCGATTTCATGCGTGACTGGCGGCAGGCCGCTTCGCGCCTGAGCGCCGGGCATCGCACCGCCTTTCAGCATGGCTACTGGCTCGAGGCCTGGTATCAGGCGTTCGATGACGTCGCGCCATTGATTGCCGTGATCTGCGATGCCGCCACCGGCAAGGAGATCGCGATCGTGCCGATGATCAGCCATGTCAGGCGCGGCATCCGCATCGTCGAATTCGCCGATCTCGGCGTCTCCGACAACAATGCGCCGATCCTGGCGCCCGATGCCGCCTGGGACGCGGCGGGGGCGAATGCGATCGGGACGGCGCTGGTCGAGGCGTTGCGCGCCTTGCCGGACCGCTTCGATCTGCTGCGGCTGAGGAAGATGCCGGTCCAGGTCGGCGGCAAGCCGAACCCGCTGGTGGCGCTCGGGCGGAGCGGATCCTGCTCGCTCAACGGCAATCTCGTGCTGTTGGGCGATGATTACGGGGCCTATCAGGCGTCGATCAAGCGCATGCAGATGCCGCGGTGCTGGCGCGTCTTCGACCGGCAGCAAGGCGCGCGGTTCGAGATCGCTACGGACGTTGCGCGCGCGCGTGAGCTGCTGGACGTGATGGACGTGCAGCAGCAGGCGCGCATGCAGAAGCTCGGCTCGCCGTTCGTTCTCAACGACGAGACCCACGCGCGATTTTATCGCGATGTCGTCCGCCAGGGCCTGGACGAAGGCTATGCCGTCGTTTCGGCATTGGTCTGCGACGAGGGTGTCATCGGCACCTCGTTCGGCATCAGGCAAGGCGCGACCTATTACTTGCTGCGCATCAGTCACGCCGGCGATTCCTGGTCGAGTTGCTCGCCCGGGCTTCTCATCATCGAGCGCACCATGGCGGCGCTGCATGCAAAGGGCGTGCGCCGCTTCGACCTCAGCATCGGCAATCAGGACTACAAGCGCCGTTTCGGCGCCGAGCGGGTGCCGCTGACCGACGTCAGTGTCGCGCTGTCATGGCGAGGCTTGCCCTTTGCGTGGCGCGATCATGCCGCGCAGGGCCTGCGCCGCTATCCCGCCGCCGCGGCCCTTGCGGCGCGAGCCATGGGCAAAGGCATACGCTGA
- the wrbA gene encoding NAD(P)H:quinone oxidoreductase, which yields MTKVLVLYYSAYGHIEAMANAVAEGAREAGATVDIKRVPELVPAEVAKTSHYKLDQAAPVAKIDDLANYDAIIVGTGTRFGRMASQMANFLDQAGGLWAKGALHGKVGGAFTSTATQHGGQETTLFSIITNLLHFGMVVVGMNYGFAGQMKLDEVTGGAPYGATTITGGDGSRQPSANELAGARYQGRQVAETARKLHG from the coding sequence ATGACCAAAGTTCTCGTCCTCTATTATTCCGCCTATGGCCATATCGAAGCGATGGCCAATGCCGTCGCCGAAGGCGCGCGCGAGGCCGGCGCGACCGTCGACATCAAGCGCGTGCCGGAGCTGGTGCCGGCCGAGGTCGCGAAAACCTCGCACTACAAGCTCGATCAGGCCGCTCCCGTCGCCAAGATCGATGACCTCGCCAATTACGACGCGATCATCGTCGGCACCGGCACCCGCTTCGGCCGCATGGCCTCGCAGATGGCGAACTTCCTCGACCAGGCCGGCGGGCTCTGGGCCAAGGGCGCGCTGCACGGCAAGGTCGGCGGCGCCTTCACCTCGACCGCGACCCAGCATGGCGGCCAGGAGACGACGCTGTTCTCGATCATCACCAACCTCTTGCATTTCGGCATGGTCGTGGTCGGCATGAACTACGGTTTCGCCGGCCAGATGAAGCTCGACGAGGTTACGGGCGGCGCGCCCTACGGCGCCACCACGATCACCGGCGGCGACGGCAGCCGCCAGCCCAGCGCCAACGAGCTCGCCGGCGCGCGCTACCAGGGCCGCCAGGTCGCGGAGACGGCCAGGAAGCTTCATGGTTGA
- a CDS encoding pirin family protein, translated as MIELRPFDKLGGADHGWLKAKHHFSFASHYDPNNMGHGALRVWNDDEIAPNTGFPAHPHANMEIITYVREGAITHQDSLGNEGRTEAGDVQVMSAGSGIRHSEYNLEPTRTRIFQIWIEPTQRGGQPTWGSKPFPKADRSGKLVTIASGLEGDTDALPIRANARVLATTLKAGESAKYAPLQSRHLYLVPAAGAVDINGVRVNARDGAAILNEERLTITALEDSELVLVDAA; from the coding sequence ATGATCGAACTCAGACCTTTTGACAAGCTCGGCGGCGCCGACCATGGCTGGCTGAAAGCAAAACATCATTTCTCCTTCGCCAGCCATTATGATCCCAACAATATGGGCCACGGCGCCTTGCGCGTATGGAACGACGACGAGATCGCGCCGAACACCGGCTTTCCCGCCCATCCCCACGCCAACATGGAGATCATCACCTATGTGCGCGAGGGTGCGATCACCCACCAGGACAGCCTCGGCAACGAGGGTCGCACCGAAGCGGGCGACGTGCAGGTGATGAGCGCCGGCAGCGGCATTCGCCATTCCGAGTACAATCTGGAGCCGACCAGGACACGCATCTTCCAGATCTGGATCGAGCCGACGCAGCGCGGCGGCCAGCCGACCTGGGGCTCAAAGCCGTTTCCGAAGGCCGATCGCTCCGGCAAGCTCGTGACCATTGCGAGCGGCCTCGAGGGCGATACCGACGCGCTGCCGATCCGCGCAAACGCGCGGGTGCTCGCCACCACGCTGAAAGCCGGCGAGAGCGCGAAATACGCGCCGCTGCAATCGCGGCACCTCTATCTGGTGCCCGCGGCGGGGGCCGTGGACATCAACGGCGTGCGCGTCAACGCCCGCGACGGCGCCGCGATCCTCAACGAGGAGCGGCTGACGATCACGGCGCTCGAAGACTCCGAGCTCGTGCTCGTCGACGCGGCGTGA
- a CDS encoding SDR family NAD(P)-dependent oxidoreductase: MTKKLSGKVALVTGGSRGIGAASARALADQGADVAISYVASPDKAEAVVTELKAKGVKARAFRADQASARDVTQLVNDVAREFGHLDILVNNAGVAAGGAIDDAKADTEALARQDQINVHGVIAAIRAASQLMGEGGRIVTVGSMLADRASFPGLADYVATKAAVVGYTKGAARDLGPRGITVNVVQPGSIDTDMNPKDGGEFAETQRKQHALQRFGRPEEVAAGIVFLASPEASFVTGTVLNVDGGFGA; encoded by the coding sequence ATGACCAAGAAGCTCTCAGGCAAGGTCGCCCTCGTCACCGGCGGTTCGCGCGGCATCGGCGCGGCCTCTGCCCGCGCCCTCGCTGACCAGGGCGCGGATGTCGCCATCAGCTATGTCGCCTCGCCGGACAAGGCGGAAGCGGTCGTCACTGAATTGAAGGCCAAGGGCGTCAAGGCTCGCGCCTTCAGGGCCGACCAGGCCTCGGCCAGGGACGTCACGCAGCTCGTGAACGACGTCGCCAGGGAATTCGGCCATCTCGACATCCTCGTCAACAATGCCGGCGTCGCCGCCGGCGGCGCCATCGACGATGCCAAGGCCGACACGGAAGCGCTGGCGCGCCAGGATCAGATCAACGTGCATGGCGTGATCGCGGCGATCCGCGCCGCCTCGCAATTGATGGGTGAAGGCGGCCGCATCGTCACCGTCGGATCGATGCTGGCCGACCGCGCGTCGTTTCCCGGTCTTGCCGACTACGTCGCCACCAAGGCCGCGGTCGTCGGCTACACCAAGGGCGCGGCCCGCGACCTCGGCCCGCGCGGCATCACTGTCAACGTGGTGCAGCCCGGCTCGATCGATACCGACATGAACCCGAAGGACGGCGGCGAGTTCGCCGAGACCCAGCGCAAACAGCACGCGCTGCAACGCTTCGGGCGTCCCGAGGAAGTTGCAGCCGGAATCGTCTTCCTCGCAAGTCCCGAGGCCTCCTTCGTCACCGGCACCGTGCTCAACGTCGACGGCGGTTTTGGCGCCTGA
- a CDS encoding LysR family transcriptional regulator: MAKLPDFEALAIFAKVVELRSFAGAASELATSKATVSKAVTRLEERLGARLFNRTSRRLALTDAGHKLAERATRLLADGEAAENEALAQSVAPRGLVRLAVPMTFGIKAVAPLLPEFFAAYPEVSVDLHLSDATIDLIGEGFDMAVRIARLPDSSLIARRLFTMPRFTVAAPSYLKRHGRPTHPMHLAAHKCFSYAYMSTPNVWHYTNSAGEQASVRPGGQLRVNNGEAVMPALVAGLGIAELPEFIVGEAISSGAVEVILKDWKQAEGAVHLVTPPGGPRPARVEALGDFLAAKLPGTCKRRPRGKVKAS, encoded by the coding sequence ATGGCGAAGCTCCCGGATTTCGAGGCGCTGGCGATTTTTGCAAAAGTCGTGGAATTGCGGTCGTTTGCGGGAGCCGCCAGCGAGCTGGCGACGTCCAAGGCGACGGTGTCCAAGGCGGTCACGCGGCTGGAGGAGCGGCTCGGCGCGCGGCTGTTCAACCGCACCTCGCGCCGGCTCGCGCTGACCGATGCCGGCCACAAGCTCGCCGAGCGCGCGACGCGCCTTCTGGCCGACGGCGAGGCGGCGGAGAACGAGGCCTTGGCGCAATCGGTGGCGCCGCGCGGCCTGGTGCGGCTCGCCGTGCCCATGACGTTCGGCATCAAGGCGGTGGCGCCGCTGCTGCCGGAATTCTTCGCGGCCTATCCCGAAGTTTCGGTCGACCTGCACTTGAGCGATGCGACCATCGACCTGATCGGCGAAGGCTTCGACATGGCGGTGCGGATCGCGCGGCTGCCGGACTCCTCACTGATCGCACGGCGGCTGTTCACCATGCCGCGCTTCACCGTGGCCGCGCCGTCCTATCTCAAGCGCCATGGCCGGCCGACGCACCCGATGCATCTGGCCGCGCACAAATGCTTCAGCTACGCCTACATGTCGACGCCGAACGTCTGGCACTACACCAATTCAGCCGGCGAGCAGGCCAGCGTGCGGCCGGGTGGACAGCTCCGCGTCAACAATGGCGAAGCCGTGATGCCGGCGCTGGTCGCCGGCCTCGGCATCGCCGAGCTGCCCGAGTTCATCGTCGGCGAGGCGATCTCCTCCGGCGCCGTCGAAGTGATCCTGAAGGACTGGAAGCAGGCCGAAGGCGCGGTGCATCTGGTGACCCCGCCCGGCGGCCCCCGGCCGGCGCGCGTCGAGGCGCTCGGCGACTTCCTCGCGGCCAAGCTGCCGGGCACATGCAAGCGGCGGCCGCGCGGGAAGGTCAAGGCGTCGTAA
- a CDS encoding tripartite tricarboxylate transporter substrate binding protein, translating to MDRRDLLRAAAALPLLRMAWPAPAFAQAYPARNITMIVPFPAGGQADLAARPVAMALERILGKPVIVDNRAGGGGGSVGNAAAARAEPDGYTLLMTLSSLAVLPEADRLFDRPAAYEVSQFMPIARVLADPTLLAVPASAPWKTAQDFVEDAKRRPGQITYGSSGPYGTLHVAMEMFASSAGIKLLHVPFRGAGPALTAILGGTVQAIAAAPGTLKPQVDDGKLRVFGNCGAQRIASFPDLPTFQELGYKDVEFYIWAGLFAQSALPAPIATRLRDAMAQVMASPDVLKVFETSGSLVAYQDAPAFAQFVAADSARLIAAVKKIGKVE from the coding sequence ATGGATCGACGCGATCTCCTGCGCGCCGCCGCGGCATTGCCGTTGTTGCGCATGGCCTGGCCTGCTCCGGCCTTCGCGCAAGCCTATCCGGCGCGCAACATCACGATGATCGTGCCGTTTCCGGCCGGAGGTCAGGCCGATCTCGCGGCGCGCCCGGTGGCGATGGCGCTGGAGCGGATCCTGGGCAAGCCCGTGATCGTCGACAACCGGGCCGGCGGCGGCGGCGGATCGGTCGGCAATGCCGCGGCGGCGCGCGCGGAGCCCGATGGCTACACGCTGCTGATGACGCTGTCCTCGCTCGCGGTGCTGCCCGAGGCCGACCGGCTGTTCGACCGTCCCGCCGCCTACGAGGTCTCGCAGTTCATGCCGATCGCGCGGGTGCTCGCAGATCCCACGCTGCTGGCGGTGCCGGCGTCGGCCCCGTGGAAGACGGCGCAGGATTTCGTCGAGGATGCGAAGAGGCGCCCCGGCCAGATCACTTACGGCTCGTCAGGGCCGTACGGCACGCTGCATGTGGCGATGGAGATGTTCGCAAGCAGCGCCGGCATCAAGCTGCTGCACGTGCCGTTCCGCGGCGCAGGTCCTGCGCTCACCGCGATCCTCGGTGGCACCGTGCAGGCGATCGCCGCAGCGCCGGGGACGTTGAAGCCGCAGGTGGACGACGGCAAGCTGCGCGTGTTCGGCAATTGCGGCGCGCAGCGCATCGCGAGCTTTCCCGACCTGCCGACCTTCCAGGAGCTCGGCTACAAGGATGTCGAGTTTTACATCTGGGCCGGGCTGTTCGCGCAGAGCGCGCTTCCCGCGCCGATCGCGACCCGCCTGCGCGATGCGATGGCGCAGGTGATGGCAAGTCCCGACGTGCTCAAGGTGTTCGAAACCTCGGGCAGCCTCGTCGCCTATCAGGACGCGCCTGCCTTCGCGCAGTTCGTCGCCGCGGACAGCGCGCGGCTGATCGCGGCGGTGAAGAAGATCGGCAAGGTGGAATAG